Proteins from a single region of Allocatelliglobosispora scoriae:
- a CDS encoding peptidase inhibitor family I36 protein produces the protein MRALRIAVGVMAFAAAMAVPTSAHSAAGGVTAAEMGVTVTAGAGLLAGPSCPSGYFCVWRYTNPGSDVNRYEWYGSDGDYRNNYWSDGVSLNDSPSAILNNSSQNMRVRMYAGYNYTSTSAHPGNVCLSPGWGFPDLRDIGWDNSGSSHSFSTTGC, from the coding sequence ATGCGTGCTCTACGCATCGCGGTCGGCGTGATGGCGTTCGCCGCGGCGATGGCCGTCCCGACCTCGGCCCACTCGGCCGCAGGCGGGGTGACCGCCGCGGAGATGGGCGTCACCGTCACCGCGGGCGCCGGCCTGCTCGCCGGCCCGAGCTGCCCGTCGGGCTACTTCTGCGTCTGGCGTTACACCAACCCGGGCTCGGACGTGAACCGCTACGAGTGGTACGGCTCCGACGGCGACTACCGCAACAACTACTGGAGCGACGGCGTGAGCCTCAACGACTCGCCGTCGGCGATCCTCAACAACAGCTCGCAGAACATGCGGGTGCGCATGTACGCCGGCTACAACTACACCAGCACCAGCGCGCACCCGGGCAACGTCTGCCTCTCCCCCGGCTGGGGATTCCCCGACCTGCGCGACATCGGCTGGGACAACTCCGGTTCCTCGCACTCGTTCAGCACCACCGGCTGCTGA
- a CDS encoding tetratricopeptide repeat protein produces MAWPTISVFVSSTFQDMHRERDVLREHVFPVIEERLRARRHHLEIVDLRWGIWTSEEAEQSERQTQVLSVCLEEVERCRPFFLALIGDRYGWTPPRELVADVAREHGLVLPDRPLSVTELEITAALDPARGRCRPVVFLLRSSDEEGGEAGRLRRDLRAALPDSTFAYTRHDLDRFAADAVEQLWRHIDAETSGLAAAAGDGEEGAADLDAFVEQQSLGFVGREGLLASCHELADTGQHGAIAITGPPGSGKSALFAQLVATLPDTADRLVLAHSSGMGADASSVSTMVRRFTRRLATVAGRSVDVDALVTADALDAAFGSLLQEVSARQQVVLLIDGVDGFEGGPRGDYLAWLPSSLGPRTLMLAFGRPSTPVEIIESRTGNPTHVLQPLTRQAAADLIRGVCARYHRTVEEQTLQILLDSADGDGLASHGNPFWCQMAAELMNLAGADLFLAESMAGVDPQVTVRQQLNRMAAGFPAGPAEIATSFLQHLEAVHGAERVAEFALTVLLARQGWREQDLLGILTELGRQSWTALDVARLRRAFRSQLTLRRGEGTWTFAHELMATAVTARYRQDDDTAMDLHHAAVRHLRSLPAEDSLRISELLFHLISVRAAAEIAEHLAGDLSDAELVAAVAITADWVVGAEHSAEHPGDAVVAILRHLAAAPAELFDALFFVLRMGTDVDRAVEERLPLAARQRLLEACLEYFTGEGQVFGDFDGFAERLAAIRHRLATVLREQGNPDDAQDQLAAMLEHTRRVVDDRPDDIRGLSNLAQTYYQQGQAHFNRGSMRLDGIERCLEAYGNALAVMHRVVRLDPAGPMHRSGIAAICSELGRINLAIGEHADAMAYFDQALAASRAAVELDPGDLTWQSDLATSLTGVGNLRLAEGQADEAVALHEEALALREHIARRNADEPFHLENLTISHLQLGQALLARGDNDRAGQHLDESIRITRILVHFDPHRDAWADLLTSATELRSRVNAQ; encoded by the coding sequence ATGGCCTGGCCGACGATCTCCGTGTTCGTCTCCTCGACGTTCCAGGACATGCACCGCGAGCGGGACGTGCTGCGCGAGCACGTCTTCCCGGTGATCGAGGAGCGCCTCCGGGCCCGCCGACACCACCTGGAGATCGTCGATCTGCGGTGGGGCATCTGGACCTCCGAGGAGGCCGAGCAGTCCGAGCGGCAGACGCAGGTGCTGTCGGTCTGCCTCGAAGAGGTGGAGCGGTGCCGGCCGTTCTTCCTGGCCCTGATCGGCGACCGCTACGGCTGGACGCCGCCGCGGGAGCTGGTGGCGGATGTCGCCCGCGAGCACGGCCTGGTGCTGCCGGACCGGCCGCTGAGCGTCACCGAGCTGGAGATCACCGCCGCGCTCGACCCCGCGCGGGGGCGGTGCCGCCCGGTGGTCTTCCTGCTGCGATCCTCCGATGAGGAGGGTGGCGAGGCGGGCCGCCTGCGCCGAGATCTCCGTGCCGCGCTGCCGGACAGCACGTTCGCCTACACCCGGCACGACCTCGACCGCTTCGCGGCGGACGCCGTCGAGCAGCTGTGGCGGCACATCGATGCCGAGACCTCCGGCCTGGCGGCGGCCGCCGGGGACGGCGAGGAGGGTGCGGCCGATCTCGACGCGTTCGTCGAGCAGCAGAGCCTGGGGTTCGTCGGGCGGGAAGGCCTGCTCGCCAGCTGCCATGAGCTCGCGGATACCGGGCAGCACGGCGCCATCGCGATCACCGGACCGCCCGGTTCCGGCAAGAGCGCGCTCTTCGCGCAGCTGGTGGCGACCCTGCCGGACACCGCGGACCGGCTGGTCCTCGCGCACTCGTCCGGCATGGGCGCGGACGCGAGCAGCGTGAGCACGATGGTGCGCCGGTTCACCCGCCGGCTGGCCACCGTGGCCGGGCGCAGCGTGGACGTCGACGCGCTCGTCACCGCGGATGCGCTCGACGCCGCGTTCGGCTCCCTCCTGCAGGAGGTGTCGGCGCGGCAGCAGGTGGTGCTGCTGATCGACGGCGTGGACGGCTTCGAGGGCGGCCCGCGCGGCGACTACCTCGCCTGGCTGCCGTCGAGCCTGGGACCGCGGACGTTGATGCTCGCCTTCGGCCGCCCGAGCACTCCCGTCGAGATCATCGAATCCCGTACGGGCAACCCCACCCACGTCCTGCAACCGCTGACCCGGCAGGCGGCCGCCGACCTGATCAGAGGTGTCTGCGCCCGGTACCACCGCACCGTCGAGGAGCAGACGCTCCAGATCCTGCTGGACAGCGCCGACGGCGACGGGCTCGCCTCGCACGGCAATCCGTTCTGGTGCCAGATGGCCGCCGAGCTGATGAACCTGGCGGGCGCGGACCTGTTCCTGGCCGAGTCGATGGCGGGTGTCGATCCGCAGGTGACCGTGCGGCAGCAGCTGAACCGGATGGCCGCGGGCTTCCCGGCCGGCCCGGCCGAGATCGCCACGTCGTTCCTCCAGCACCTGGAGGCCGTGCACGGCGCCGAGCGGGTGGCCGAGTTCGCCCTGACCGTCCTGCTGGCCCGCCAGGGCTGGCGGGAGCAGGACCTGCTCGGCATCCTGACGGAGCTGGGCCGGCAGTCGTGGACCGCCCTGGACGTGGCCCGGCTGCGCCGCGCGTTCCGGTCCCAGCTGACACTGCGCCGCGGCGAGGGCACGTGGACCTTCGCCCACGAGCTCATGGCGACCGCGGTGACGGCACGCTACCGCCAGGACGACGACACCGCGATGGACCTGCATCACGCTGCCGTACGCCACCTGAGGTCGCTGCCCGCCGAGGACTCGCTGCGGATCTCGGAGCTGCTGTTCCACCTGATCAGCGTCCGCGCCGCGGCCGAGATCGCCGAGCACCTGGCCGGCGACCTCTCCGACGCCGAACTCGTCGCGGCGGTCGCGATCACGGCCGATTGGGTCGTCGGCGCCGAGCACTCCGCGGAGCACCCGGGCGACGCCGTCGTGGCGATCCTGCGCCACCTCGCCGCCGCACCGGCCGAGCTGTTCGATGCGCTCTTCTTCGTGCTGCGCATGGGCACCGATGTCGATCGCGCGGTCGAGGAGCGGCTGCCGCTCGCGGCCCGGCAGCGGCTCCTGGAGGCCTGCCTGGAGTATTTCACCGGCGAAGGGCAGGTCTTCGGCGACTTCGACGGCTTCGCCGAGCGGCTGGCCGCCATCCGGCACCGTCTCGCCACGGTGCTGCGGGAGCAGGGCAATCCGGACGATGCGCAGGACCAGCTGGCGGCCATGCTCGAACACACCCGCCGCGTCGTCGACGACCGCCCCGACGACATCCGCGGGCTCAGCAACCTCGCCCAGACCTATTACCAGCAGGGTCAGGCCCACTTCAACCGGGGATCGATGCGGCTCGACGGCATCGAGCGGTGCCTGGAGGCCTACGGCAACGCCCTGGCGGTCATGCACCGCGTCGTGCGGCTGGATCCGGCCGGTCCGATGCACCGCAGCGGCATCGCCGCCATCTGCTCGGAGCTCGGCCGCATCAACCTCGCCATCGGCGAGCACGCGGACGCCATGGCCTACTTCGATCAAGCACTCGCCGCGTCCCGCGCCGCGGTGGAGCTGGACCCGGGGGACCTCACCTGGCAGTCGGACCTCGCCACCTCGCTGACCGGGGTCGGCAACCTGCGGCTCGCCGAGGGCCAGGCCGACGAGGCGGTGGCACTGCACGAGGAGGCGTTGGCGTTGCGCGAGCACATCGCCCGCCGCAACGCCGACGAGCCGTTCCACCTGGAGAACCTCACGATCAGCCACCTGCAGCTCGGCCAGGCCCTGCTCGCCAGGGGCGACAACGACCGGGCCGGACAGCACCTCGACGAGTCGATCCGCATCACCCGGATCCTGGTGCACTTCGATCCGCACCGCGACGCCTGGGCCGACCTCCTGACGAGCGCCACCGAGCTGCGTAGCCGTGTGAATGCACAGTGA
- the dtd gene encoding D-aminoacyl-tRNA deacylase translates to MRALVQTVSHASVTVDDEVVGEISDGLLVLLGVTHTDTPQVAQTMARKVHELRILDEERSAADTGAPLLVVSQFTLYGDARKGRRPTWTAAAPAEVAEPLVTAFVAALRERGAVVETGRFRTHMIVESTNVGPRTVLIDL, encoded by the coding sequence ATGCGTGCACTGGTCCAGACCGTCAGCCATGCCTCGGTGACCGTCGACGACGAGGTCGTCGGCGAGATCAGCGACGGCCTGCTGGTCCTGCTCGGCGTGACCCACACCGACACACCGCAGGTCGCGCAGACGATGGCCCGCAAGGTCCACGAGCTGCGCATCCTCGACGAGGAGCGGTCCGCCGCCGACACCGGTGCGCCGCTGCTGGTGGTCAGCCAGTTCACCCTCTACGGCGACGCCCGCAAGGGCCGCCGGCCGACCTGGACGGCTGCGGCACCCGCCGAGGTGGCCGAGCCGCTCGTGACGGCGTTCGTGGCGGCCCTGCGGGAGCGCGGCGCCGTCGTCGAGACGGGCAGGTTCCGCACTCACATGATCGTGGAGAGCACGAACGTCGGCCCCCGCACCGTCCTCATCGACCTGTGA
- a CDS encoding fibronectin type III domain-containing protein produces MTPLPKRRGGLRRTLLAVTAALLLSPPVVTMAAQPAAALPPGYKGIQAGAVLNDDCSLSVSGQKISGPGADTAVLNATKWLRIDFRIARTCRDAYVNLLAGLPSHISIIGLLDSEFSNAEPVDFAQHAVEIACDGGYGRVTVWEIRNEPNHNDTWLEPARFGEFVARSAYRIHSECHDEVISGGLVGDSGRGPVWTYITDTSAAIAAHPEWSNSAYTSLNAAVDGVGIHPYSYARRMHITEEPHQPLADFLWHMTGERGNPVSGERIYVTEFGYRMQDNNIDELKPEEMADEGEQCDNLVEGFQQIAASGIYAATWFTLMDWDDEHRRFGLYNINNGPERLARYGYVDGNCAGPTAGVFNEEADQLQWTSTALAGTAGRASLAATSYEIAVAPPGSSAFSIIKTSSQPFLPMYAFNPPLAVGVHRWKVTRITDGRRYPSPGQWTFNYLGRPSPPTGAYAAGGSTGTFYTINWTDNAISETGYEISNSFETRIAPANATSLTWTGATPGVKDCFRVRSYNAFGPSYWALETCATTPSLPTAPSNVTATVLSGTSVRVNWADLAGNETGYQVSDGTTTVSLAANSTTYTWSGLTMGTTKCFTVRSYNTVGYSPWSGSVCATLPTIPIAPAGQTATVASGTSITLTWQDKSTNEWGFEISNGTTTNVVGANSTSYTWGGLANGTYLCLMVRSYNNAGYSAWTPYACATTPTIPVAPNAQTATVVSGTSIRINWADRSANEWGFEISNGTTSTVVGANSTSYTWGGLANGTYMCFMVRAYNQAGYSPWTPYACATTPTIPIAPAGQTATPISGTQITVTWQDRSNNETSFQLYNGVSYLTLPANTTSYTWGGLANGTYMCFSIKAVNLAGQSASTPYACATTPTVPAVPTNQTATPISTSQIRVNWVDRSTNEIGFQVFDGVTYWTVPANTTVFTRTGLASKKYMCFAIRSYNSVGYSAFTPYACATTF; encoded by the coding sequence ATGACACCCCTCCCCAAACGTCGGGGCGGTCTGCGGCGGACGCTGCTCGCCGTCACTGCGGCACTACTGCTCAGTCCGCCGGTCGTGACCATGGCGGCCCAGCCCGCGGCGGCCCTGCCGCCTGGCTACAAGGGCATCCAGGCCGGTGCCGTGCTCAACGACGACTGCTCGCTGTCGGTGTCCGGGCAGAAGATCTCCGGCCCCGGTGCCGACACGGCCGTCCTGAACGCCACCAAGTGGCTGCGGATCGACTTCCGCATCGCCCGGACCTGCCGCGACGCCTACGTCAACCTGCTCGCGGGGCTGCCGTCGCACATCTCGATCATCGGTCTGCTGGACTCCGAGTTCTCCAACGCCGAACCGGTCGACTTCGCCCAGCACGCCGTGGAGATCGCCTGCGACGGCGGCTACGGCCGGGTCACCGTCTGGGAGATCCGCAACGAACCCAATCACAACGACACGTGGCTGGAGCCGGCGCGGTTCGGCGAGTTCGTGGCCCGGTCGGCCTACCGGATCCACTCCGAGTGCCATGACGAGGTCATCAGCGGCGGCCTGGTCGGCGACTCGGGGCGCGGTCCGGTCTGGACCTACATCACCGACACGAGCGCGGCCATCGCGGCCCATCCCGAGTGGAGCAACAGCGCCTACACCTCGCTCAACGCGGCGGTCGACGGTGTCGGCATCCACCCCTACTCCTACGCCCGGCGGATGCACATCACCGAAGAGCCGCACCAGCCGCTGGCGGACTTCCTCTGGCACATGACGGGCGAGCGGGGCAACCCGGTCAGCGGTGAGCGGATCTACGTGACCGAGTTCGGCTACCGGATGCAGGACAACAACATCGACGAGCTGAAGCCCGAGGAGATGGCCGACGAGGGCGAGCAGTGCGACAACCTCGTCGAGGGGTTCCAGCAGATCGCGGCCAGCGGCATCTACGCCGCGACCTGGTTCACCCTGATGGACTGGGACGACGAGCACCGCCGGTTCGGCCTCTACAACATCAACAACGGCCCCGAGCGGCTCGCCCGCTACGGCTACGTCGACGGCAACTGCGCCGGTCCGACGGCCGGCGTCTTCAACGAGGAGGCCGACCAGCTCCAGTGGACCAGCACCGCGCTCGCCGGGACGGCCGGCCGGGCGTCGCTCGCCGCGACCAGCTATGAGATCGCCGTCGCCCCGCCGGGCTCGTCGGCCTTCTCCATCATCAAGACCTCGAGCCAACCCTTCCTGCCGATGTACGCCTTCAATCCGCCGCTCGCGGTGGGCGTGCACCGGTGGAAGGTCACCCGGATCACCGACGGCAGGCGTTACCCGTCGCCGGGCCAGTGGACCTTCAACTACCTCGGCCGACCGTCCCCGCCGACCGGTGCCTACGCCGCCGGCGGCTCGACCGGCACCTTCTACACGATCAATTGGACCGACAACGCGATCAGCGAGACCGGTTACGAGATCTCCAACAGCTTCGAGACCAGGATCGCCCCGGCCAACGCCACCAGCCTCACCTGGACCGGCGCGACCCCGGGCGTGAAGGACTGCTTCCGGGTCCGCTCCTACAACGCCTTCGGCCCGTCCTACTGGGCGCTGGAGACCTGCGCCACGACACCGTCGCTGCCCACGGCGCCGTCGAACGTCACGGCGACGGTGCTCAGCGGGACCAGCGTACGCGTCAACTGGGCCGACCTGGCCGGCAACGAGACCGGCTACCAGGTCTCCGACGGCACGACCACCGTGTCGCTGGCGGCGAACTCGACCACATACACCTGGAGCGGCCTGACGATGGGCACGACCAAGTGCTTCACCGTCCGCTCCTACAACACGGTCGGCTACTCGCCGTGGTCGGGCAGTGTCTGCGCGACGCTGCCGACGATCCCGATCGCACCCGCCGGGCAGACCGCGACCGTCGCCAGCGGCACCAGCATCACGCTGACCTGGCAGGACAAGTCGACCAACGAGTGGGGCTTCGAGATCTCCAACGGCACCACCACCAACGTGGTCGGCGCCAACAGCACCAGCTACACGTGGGGTGGCCTCGCCAACGGCACCTACCTGTGCCTGATGGTGCGGTCCTACAACAACGCCGGGTACTCGGCCTGGACGCCGTATGCCTGCGCCACCACCCCGACGATCCCGGTGGCGCCCAACGCGCAGACCGCGACCGTGGTGAGCGGCACCAGCATCCGGATCAACTGGGCCGACCGCTCCGCCAACGAGTGGGGTTTCGAGATCTCCAACGGCACCACGTCCACCGTGGTCGGCGCCAACAGCACCAGCTACACCTGGGGCGGGCTCGCCAACGGCACCTACATGTGCTTCATGGTGCGCGCCTACAACCAGGCCGGCTACTCGCCGTGGACGCCGTACGCCTGCGCGACGACGCCGACGATCCCGATCGCCCCGGCGGGGCAGACCGCGACCCCGATCAGCGGTACGCAGATCACCGTGACCTGGCAGGACCGGTCGAACAACGAGACCAGCTTCCAGCTCTACAACGGCGTCAGCTACCTCACCCTGCCCGCCAACACGACCAGCTACACGTGGGGCGGGCTCGCCAACGGCACCTACATGTGCTTCTCGATCAAGGCGGTGAACCTGGCCGGGCAGTCGGCGTCGACGCCGTACGCCTGTGCGACGACGCCGACGGTTCCGGCCGTGCCGACCAACCAGACGGCGACACCGATCAGCACCTCGCAGATCCGCGTCAACTGGGTCGACCGGTCCACCAACGAGATCGGTTTCCAGGTCTTCGACGGGGTGACCTACTGGACGGTCCCGGCGAACACGACCGTCTTCACGCGTACCGGCCTGGCCTCGAAGAAGTACATGTGCTTCGCGATCAGGTCCTACAACTCCGTCGGCTACTCGGCCTTCACGCCGTACGCCTGCGCGACGACCTTCTAG
- a CDS encoding S26 family signal peptidase has protein sequence MPWIVIVVIGTGIVTALWTLRRRALLVTVDGLSMEPTLLHGQRVLVWRTRRRLVRVGRLAVLAPPESAARRRPLLVKRLVALPGEPVPDEFAAAPGLLDGRVPADGLFVVGDNRAGSSDSRDLGPFPLAGLVGVVWFRVGVDPAIAPVQRRDADRHAG, from the coding sequence ATGCCGTGGATCGTGATCGTGGTGATCGGCACCGGAATCGTCACAGCACTGTGGACCCTGCGTCGGCGGGCCCTGCTCGTGACGGTCGACGGGCTGAGCATGGAACCGACACTGCTGCACGGTCAGCGGGTGCTCGTGTGGCGTACCCGGCGGAGGTTGGTGCGCGTGGGGCGGTTGGCCGTGCTGGCACCGCCGGAGAGTGCGGCGCGACGGCGGCCGCTGCTGGTGAAGCGGCTGGTGGCGCTGCCGGGCGAGCCGGTGCCCGACGAGTTCGCCGCAGCGCCCGGGCTGCTCGACGGGCGCGTGCCCGCCGACGGGCTCTTCGTCGTCGGGGACAACCGGGCCGGCAGTTCCGACTCCCGCGATCTGGGGCCGTTCCCGCTGGCCGGGCTGGTCGGGGTGGTGTGGTTCCGGGTGGGGGTCGATCCGGCGATCGCACCGGTGCAGCGGCGGGACGCGGACCGCCACGCCGGGTGA
- a CDS encoding DUF1810 domain-containing protein produces the protein MEDAYDLGRFVAAQDDFGTYAGALAELRRGFKTGHWMWFVFPQVAGLGMSSMSQRYAIGSLAEARAYLRHEVLGARLRECASVVAGTSGRSAEEIFGGIDAVKLRSSMTLFLRADPQERIFQQVLDVFFGGDADQATDRLL, from the coding sequence ATGGAGGACGCTTACGATCTCGGCCGCTTCGTCGCCGCCCAGGACGACTTCGGCACCTATGCCGGGGCGCTGGCGGAGCTGCGGCGGGGCTTCAAGACCGGACACTGGATGTGGTTCGTGTTCCCGCAGGTGGCGGGCCTGGGCATGAGCTCCATGTCGCAGCGCTACGCCATCGGTTCGCTCGCCGAGGCACGCGCCTACCTGCGGCACGAGGTGCTCGGCGCCCGGCTGCGGGAGTGCGCGTCGGTGGTGGCCGGCACTTCCGGGCGGTCCGCCGAGGAGATCTTCGGCGGGATCGACGCGGTGAAGCTGCGGTCGTCGATGACGCTGTTCCTGCGCGCAGACCCGCAGGAGCGGATCTTCCAGCAGGTGCTGGACGTGTTCTTCGGCGGCGACGCGGACCAGGCGACCGACCGGCTGCTCTGA
- a CDS encoding VOC family protein, with protein MWWGVAIEAPDPGALARFYAELLGWPVVHEEPGTAVVGAPPAGSSFLVFQLAEGYEPPVWPPVDGRQRPMAHLDFQVADLDGSAARAVALGARESEFQSRPQVRVMLDPAGHPFCLCLDD; from the coding sequence ATGTGGTGGGGCGTGGCGATCGAGGCGCCGGATCCGGGCGCGCTGGCTCGGTTCTACGCGGAGCTGCTCGGCTGGCCGGTCGTGCACGAGGAGCCGGGCACGGCCGTCGTCGGCGCGCCGCCGGCGGGATCCAGCTTCCTGGTGTTCCAGCTCGCCGAGGGCTACGAGCCGCCGGTGTGGCCGCCGGTCGACGGACGGCAGCGCCCCATGGCACACCTGGATTTCCAGGTCGCCGACCTCGACGGGTCAGCCGCGCGGGCGGTCGCGCTCGGCGCCCGCGAATCGGAGTTCCAGTCGCGGCCGCAGGTCCGGGTCATGCTCGACCCGGCCGGACACCCGTTCTGCCTGTGCCTCGACGACTAG
- a CDS encoding helix-turn-helix domain-containing protein: protein MSAFAESESVEPLEFGASLRTLRVQHGWSLRELSSRIRFHHGYIGRVEQGHKFPDRQFAELADRALDAHGALIGTWRGDADRREEAARTGRLLAASTRDSLRLISAAEQLIENGDLDRQVRRLAVAYLGSPPGPILVAAVELRGEALRRLQQHQYRPHELADLYLTIGRLQGILAYSALDLGDAESAMTHARAALACSERAGDAELGAWVRGTQSLIARFQGDYPQAEAHILSVSAFHGPGTGALRLLCGYAQCRSHFADSTATIRALDQAAEGREHLSTTDSMAGIFEFSQAKQLYYGGSSLIWLDGGTDAERAAREARAAIAIWEMEPPEARSLDDEALAHLYEATALLQLRDLDAAAAAIRPVLDLPAERQISWIGKRLSRFAAMLHSGGFASSPGAADLVDEIHAFAPAAGP, encoded by the coding sequence ATGAGCGCGTTCGCCGAGTCTGAGAGCGTGGAGCCTCTGGAGTTCGGTGCCTCGCTGCGCACCCTGCGCGTTCAACATGGATGGTCGCTCAGAGAGCTGTCCTCACGGATCCGCTTCCATCACGGCTATATCGGCCGCGTCGAGCAAGGACACAAGTTCCCCGATCGACAGTTCGCAGAGCTTGCCGATCGCGCCCTGGACGCACACGGGGCCTTGATCGGGACATGGCGCGGTGACGCCGACCGCCGCGAGGAGGCCGCACGGACCGGAAGGCTGCTCGCCGCCTCGACCCGTGATTCGCTTCGGCTGATCAGCGCCGCCGAGCAGCTGATCGAGAACGGTGATCTCGATCGGCAGGTGCGCCGCCTAGCCGTCGCCTATCTCGGCAGCCCGCCGGGGCCGATCCTGGTGGCGGCGGTCGAGTTGCGCGGTGAGGCGCTACGACGCCTTCAGCAGCACCAGTACCGCCCCCACGAACTGGCCGACCTCTATCTCACCATTGGACGGCTGCAAGGCATCCTCGCCTACTCCGCCTTGGATCTCGGAGATGCCGAGAGCGCGATGACACACGCGAGAGCCGCTCTGGCCTGCAGCGAACGCGCCGGTGACGCCGAACTGGGCGCGTGGGTGCGCGGCACGCAGAGCCTCATCGCCCGCTTCCAGGGCGACTATCCCCAGGCCGAGGCTCACATTCTCAGCGTCTCGGCGTTCCACGGCCCGGGGACGGGCGCCCTGCGGCTGCTCTGTGGCTACGCGCAGTGCCGCTCGCATTTCGCAGACTCGACGGCGACCATCCGTGCGTTGGATCAGGCAGCGGAGGGGCGTGAGCACCTGTCCACGACGGATTCCATGGCGGGGATTTTCGAGTTCAGCCAGGCCAAGCAGCTCTACTACGGCGGCAGCAGCCTGATCTGGCTCGATGGTGGCACGGATGCCGAGCGCGCCGCCAGGGAGGCACGAGCGGCCATCGCGATCTGGGAGATGGAGCCGCCGGAAGCGCGGTCGCTCGACGATGAGGCGCTCGCCCACCTCTACGAGGCCACCGCCCTTCTCCAGCTCCGCGACCTGGATGCCGCAGCCGCCGCGATCCGGCCGGTCCTCGACCTGCCGGCCGAACGCCAGATCTCCTGGATAGGCAAGCGCCTGTCCCGCTTCGCCGCGATGCTCCACAGCGGCGGATTCGCGAGCTCCCCCGGCGCCGCCGACCTGGTCGACGAGATCCACGCCTTCGCACCCGCCGCCGGTCCCTGA
- a CDS encoding LLM class flavin-dependent oxidoreductase gives MPLPERPLRKLGFLTIGLFDEADPGRGHRSTLEIIELGEQLGFDSAWVRHRHLQFGVSSPVALLAAASQRTQRIELGTAVTPLGWENPLRLAEDLATVDILSGGRLNPGVSVGPPMHFDQVKDALYPDTAEAEDFSYQRVRRLLDGVRGEPVTAFRGVEGFEVFSDRVQPHSPGLSARMWYGGASLRSAQWAGENGMNFLTSSVVKAEESEDFAEIQLSHVRAFRAAHPAGAAARVSQGLVVIPTDSATPEQRARYTAYAEKRTPRTAVPQGPARMMFALDLVGTSEQIAERLYAHAAFREIDEVAFALPFTFDHDDYVQILTDIAGRLGPALGWRPGIQPVR, from the coding sequence GTGCCGCTGCCCGAACGACCGCTGCGCAAGCTGGGCTTCCTGACCATCGGGCTGTTCGACGAGGCCGATCCGGGCCGGGGGCACCGGTCGACGCTGGAGATCATCGAGCTGGGCGAGCAGCTGGGGTTCGACAGCGCCTGGGTCCGGCACCGGCACCTGCAGTTCGGTGTGTCCTCGCCGGTGGCACTGCTCGCGGCGGCGTCGCAGCGCACGCAGCGCATCGAGCTCGGCACGGCGGTCACCCCGCTGGGCTGGGAGAACCCGCTGCGTCTCGCCGAGGACCTGGCGACCGTCGACATCCTGTCCGGCGGCCGGCTCAATCCGGGGGTGAGCGTCGGCCCGCCGATGCACTTCGACCAGGTCAAGGACGCGCTCTACCCCGACACCGCCGAGGCGGAGGACTTCAGCTATCAGCGGGTGCGCCGCCTGCTCGACGGCGTCCGCGGCGAGCCGGTCACCGCCTTCCGCGGGGTCGAGGGCTTCGAGGTCTTCTCCGACCGGGTCCAGCCCCACTCGCCGGGCCTGAGCGCGCGTATGTGGTACGGCGGTGCGAGCCTGCGCTCGGCGCAGTGGGCCGGCGAGAACGGGATGAACTTCCTGACCAGCAGTGTCGTGAAGGCCGAGGAGTCGGAGGATTTCGCCGAGATCCAGCTGTCGCACGTGCGGGCCTTCCGCGCCGCGCATCCCGCCGGTGCCGCCGCCCGTGTCTCGCAGGGCCTCGTCGTCATCCCCACCGACAGCGCCACACCGGAGCAGCGGGCCAGATACACCGCCTACGCCGAGAAGCGCACCCCGCGGACCGCCGTGCCGCAGGGCCCGGCCCGGATGATGTTCGCCCTCGACCTCGTCGGGACCTCGGAGCAGATCGCCGAGCGGCTCTACGCGCACGCGGCCTTCCGGGAGATCGACGAGGTGGCGTTCGCGCTGCCGTTCACCTTCGACCATGACGACTACGTGCAGATCCTCACCGACATCGCCGGCCGGCTCGGACCGGCACTCGGCTGGCGGCCGGGCATCCAGCCGGTGCGGTAG
- a CDS encoding DUF4193 family protein, with translation MAAVDYDAPRTAPTEPETESLDLLQERRERKTDDLADTDFADDYILPGFDVLDEELSTTVVPVQPDEFRCGGCFLVLHRGLHAGVHRGQDICRDCA, from the coding sequence ATGGCCGCTGTCGACTACGACGCCCCCCGCACAGCCCCCACCGAGCCCGAGACCGAGAGCCTGGACCTGCTCCAGGAACGCCGGGAACGCAAGACCGACGATCTCGCCGACACCGACTTCGCCGACGACTACATACTGCCCGGCTTCGATGTCCTCGACGAGGAGCTGTCGACGACCGTCGTGCCCGTGCAGCCCGACGAGTTCCGCTGCGGCGGCTGCTTCCTCGTCCTGCACCGAGGGCTGCACGCGGGCGTACACCGGGGGCAGGACATCTGCCGCGACTGCGCCTGA